A window of the Scyliorhinus torazame isolate Kashiwa2021f chromosome 12, sScyTor2.1, whole genome shotgun sequence genome harbors these coding sequences:
- the crybgx gene encoding crystallin beta gamma X: MRATCLLAVVFEAVLLQSPSDICILQHFRSSAPTQEFDVSKLGSVLQRAFYGSGGCVTLYEQRNYSGRRLAVTSDCPKLSECNFPERCNSVQVESGAWVGYEGENYSGCQYLWDVYDKREYSNYDKWLGTSDHISSVRVVREERSPSKICLYEKPGFSGRKVELQEDIPNLISCFNLNRFASARVLGGVWVAYQDANYRGPHYVLEKRDFNNYTEWGATAAYMGSIRRVRFH, encoded by the exons ATGAGGGCAACCTgtctcttggctgtggtttttgaagCAGTTTTGCTTCAGTCTCCATCTGACATCTGCATTCTCCAGCACTTCAGGAGTTCGGCTCCTACACAGGAGTTTGATGTGAG CAAACTGGGGTCGGTACTCCAACGTGCTTTCTATGGGTCTGGAGGCTGT GTGACCCTATATGAGCAAAGAAACTATTCTGGCAGGCGCTTAGCGGTGACCAGTGACTGTCCGAAGCTGTCCGAATGTAACTTCCCTGAGAGATGCAATTCTGTGCAAGTGGAGAGTGGGGC TTGGGTTGGATACGAGGGTGAAAATTACAGCGGATGCCAGTACCTCTGGGATGTGTATGACAAACGAGAATACAGCAACTATGATAAGTGGCTCGGAACTTCCGATCACATCTCTTCTGTAAGAGTAGTGCGAGAG GAACGTTCCCCATCAAAAATCTGTCTGTATGAAAAACCTGGCTTTTCCGGAAGGAAGGTGGAGCTCCAGGAGGATATCCCAAATCTCATTTCATGTTTCAACCTCAATCGCTTTGCCTCTGCCAGGGTTCTGGGAGGAGT CTGGGTAGCCTACCAGGATGCGAATTACCGGGGCCCACACTACGTTTTGGAAAAGAGAGACTTTAATAATTATACTGAGTGGGGAGCGACTGCTGCTTATATGGGCTCCATCCGACGAGTGCGTTTCCACTGA